From Camelina sativa cultivar DH55 chromosome 7, Cs, whole genome shotgun sequence, one genomic window encodes:
- the LOC104701461 gene encoding chaperone protein dnaJ 15: MSAKKVEGSSAPANRRDPYEVLCVSKDANDQEIKSAYRKLALKYHPDKNANNPDASELFKEVAFSYSILSDPEKRRHYDNAGFEALDADGMDMEIDLSNLGTVNTMFAALFSKLGVPIKTTVSASVLEEAMNGTVTVRPLPIGTSVSGKVEKQCAHFFGVTISEQQAESGVVVRVTSTAQSKFKLLYFEQDSSGGYGLALQEESEKTGKVTSAGMYFLHFQVYRMDSTVNALAAAKDPESAFFKRLEGLQPCEVSELKAGTHIFAVYGDNFFKTASYTIEALCAKTYEDTTEKLKEIEAEILRKRNELRQFETEYRKALARFQEVTNRYTQEKQTVDELLKQRDTIHSTFSVVKTPSGNNLSNGSSSKAHGEESKGDGDSAGEEGGTESKDKSKRKWFNLNLKGSDKKLG, from the exons atgagcgCTAAGAAAGTTGAAGGTTCGTCAGCTCCGGCGAATCGACGAGATCCGTACGAGGTTCTCTGTGTTTCAAAAGACGCTAACGATCAAGAAATCAAATCCGCTTACAGGAAATTAGCTCTCAA gtatcatccggATAAGAACGCGAATAATCCCGATGCGTCGGAACTTTTTAAGGAAGTTGCATTTTCATATAGCATTTTGTCTGACCCGGAGAAGAGAAGGCACTATGATAACGCAGGGtttgag GCACTTGATGCTGATGGAATGGATATGGAAATTGATTTGTCTAACCTTGGGACTGTAAATACCATGTTTGCAGCTTTGTTCAG CAAACTAGGTGTGCCTATTAAGACTACTGTGTCTGCTAGTGTGCTTGAAGAAGCTATGAATGGAACTGTTACTGTTAGGCCCCTTCCTATTGGAACATCAGTTAGTGGGAAG GTTGAGAAGCAATGCGCTCATTTTTTTGGAGTTACGATAAGTGAGCAACAAGCTGAATCAGGGGTCGTTGTTAGAGTAACTTCAACAGCACAAAGTAAATTTAAG TTACTTTATTTTGAGCAAGATTCAAGTGGCGGCTATGGATTGGCCTTACAG gAAGAGAGTGAGAAAACAGGCAAAGTGACATCAGCTGGCATGTATTTCTTACATTTTCAAGTGTATAGAATGGATTCGACTGTCAATGCG TTAGCTGCAGCCAAGGACCCTGAATCTGCTTTCTTCAAGCGATTGGAAGGTCTTCAACCTTGTGAGGTTTCAGAACTGAAAGCAGGCACACATATATTTGCAGTCTATG GTGATAACTTCTTTAAGACTGCATCCTACACGATTGAGGCACTCTGTGCCAAGACATATGAGGACACAACAGAGAAGTTGAAGGAGATTGAAGCTGAAATcttaagaaagagaaatgagttGCGGCAGTTTGAAACAGAGTACCGAAAA GCGTTGGCGCGGTTTCAAGAAGTTACCAACAGATACACACAGGAGAAGCAAACC GTCGATGAACTGCTAAAGCAACGGGATACAATCCATTCGACCTTCTCTGTTGTGAAGACACCAAGCGGCAACAACTTGAGCAATGGAAGTAGCAGCAAAGCTCACGGAGAGGAATCAAAAGGCGATGGGGATAGTGCGGGAGAAGAAGGCGGAACAGAAAGTAAAGACAAATCGAAGAGGAAATGGTTCAACTTGAACCTAAAAGGATCCGATAAAAAGCTTGGTTGA
- the LOC104704737 gene encoding chaperone protein dnaJ 15-like produces the protein MSAKKVEGSSALRDPYEVLSISKDANDQEIKSAYTNLSHKYHPDKNANNNVEDSNLFNEAELSYRILSDPEKRRQYDNGGFEVALEANEMDMEIDLSNFGTVNTMLVALFRNLGVPFKTSVSANVLEEAMNGTVTVRPLPDMSFGYKMILNQNKDELLAGLRTSLTNPDKVKMNGGLTRTTIDVKVY, from the exons ATGAGTGCTAAAAAGGTGGAAGGTTCGTCAGCTCTACGAGACCCGTACGAGGTGCTTTCTATATCAAAGGACGCAAACGATCAGGAAATCAAATCCGCGTACACAAACTTGTCCCACAA GTATCATCCGGACAAGAATGCTAACAACAATGTTGAAGATTCTAATCTTTTCAATGAAGCTGAACTTTCCTATCGCATTTTGTCTGACCCTgaaaaaagaagacaatatgATAATGGAGGGTTTGAGGTG GCACTTGAAGCTAATGAAATGGACATGGAAATTGACTTGTCTAACTTTGGGACTGTAAATACAATGCTTGTAGCATTGTTCAG AAACTTAGGTGTACCTTTCAAGACTAGTGTATCTGCCAATGTTCTTGAAGAGGCTATGAATGGAACTGTTACAGTTAGGCCCCTTCCTGATATGAGCTTTGGCTACAAAATGATCTTGAACCAAAACAAGGATGAGTTATTAGCTGGTCTAAGGACCTCTCTAACTAACCCGGATAAGGTGAAGATGAATGGTGGATTGACAAGAACCACAATAGATGTGAAAGTCTATTGA